In bacterium, a genomic segment contains:
- a CDS encoding ferrous iron transporter B — protein sequence MGNPNVGKSAIFSRLTGAKVIISNYPGTTIEFTQGQMKIGSQQSMIIDVPGTYSLEPTCNAEEVAVRMLNNDCVIINIIDATNLERNLYLTLQLLGKGIPMIVALNMWDDTKHQGIHIDVKKLEKKLGVPVIPTCGLTGEGINELVKQLPKAKVAKKQSLSKNKIWEEIGLIVIESQKLFHHHHTLLERLEDLSIKPLTGLPLAAGVIFCAFWLVRFIGENLIAYIFNPLFYKLWLPLIVKLSNFLGAGTFLHNILIGTFIEGKIDFGQSFGLLTTGLFVPIAMVLPYILSFYLILGFLEDFGYLPRLAVLVDNFMHHLGLHGYAIVPFILGLGCNVPGALAIRILEGRREKFIAATLMAIAIPCMAQIAMIIGLLGPRGGKYVAFVFLILFALLILKGLILNKGLKGTSPELLLEIPPYRIPQTLAVIKKLWMRLAAFLKEALPLVLLGVFLVNMLHCLGIMDFIAKVFAPVFTTLLGLPKEAISSLIVGFLRKDVAIGMLGPLNLTTKQLIIGSTILTIYFPCIATFVVLIRELGIKDMFKATIIMITVALLVGTTLNLFL from the coding sequence ATGGGTAATCCCAATGTCGGCAAAAGCGCCATATTTTCACGTCTTACAGGCGCAAAAGTAATAATTTCCAATTATCCCGGCACTACAATAGAGTTTACCCAGGGGCAGATGAAAATAGGTAGCCAACAGTCAATGATAATAGATGTTCCCGGCACTTATTCGTTAGAACCTACCTGTAACGCGGAAGAAGTTGCTGTCCGTATGTTAAACAATGATTGTGTAATTATAAATATTATTGATGCTACAAATTTGGAAAGAAATCTGTATTTGACACTGCAGTTATTGGGAAAGGGTATTCCTATGATTGTAGCTTTGAATATGTGGGATGACACAAAACATCAGGGAATCCACATTGATGTAAAAAAACTGGAGAAAAAATTAGGTGTTCCTGTAATTCCAACATGCGGATTAACAGGCGAGGGCATAAATGAATTAGTTAAGCAGTTACCCAAAGCGAAAGTTGCAAAAAAACAATCGCTTTCCAAAAATAAAATATGGGAAGAAATAGGTCTTATTGTTATAGAATCGCAAAAATTATTTCACCATCATCATACTCTATTAGAAAGACTGGAAGATTTAAGCATTAAGCCCTTGACCGGATTGCCTCTTGCGGCAGGTGTTATTTTTTGTGCCTTTTGGCTGGTTCGTTTTATAGGGGAGAATCTCATCGCCTATATATTTAATCCTCTTTTTTATAAATTATGGTTACCTTTGATTGTAAAATTAAGTAATTTTTTAGGCGCAGGCACGTTTTTACATAATATCCTAATAGGTACTTTTATTGAAGGCAAAATAGATTTTGGACAATCCTTCGGACTTTTAACTACGGGACTTTTTGTGCCGATTGCGATGGTTTTACCTTATATATTAAGTTTTTATTTGATATTAGGATTTTTGGAAGATTTTGGTTATTTGCCCCGTCTTGCTGTTTTAGTAGATAATTTCATGCATCATTTAGGTCTTCACGGATACGCAATAGTGCCTTTTATTTTAGGGTTGGGTTGTAATGTTCCCGGAGCATTGGCTATTAGGATTTTGGAAGGAAGGCGTGAAAAATTTATAGCAGCTACTTTAATGGCAATTGCTATTCCCTGTATGGCGCAGATTGCGATGATTATAGGCTTGTTAGGTCCCAGGGGAGGAAAGTATGTAGCTTTTGTATTTCTAATTCTTTTTGCTCTCTTAATCCTAAAGGGATTGATTTTAAACAAAGGCTTAAAAGGCACTAGTCCTGAGCTTCTTCTTGAAATTCCGCCTTATAGAATACCCCAGACATTGGCGGTAATTAAAAAACTTTGGATGCGTTTAGCCGCATTTTTAAAAGAAGCATTGCCTTTAGTGCTATTAGGCGTGTTTTTGGTTAACATGCTTCATTGCTTAGGGATAATGGATTTTATTGCTAAAGTATTTGCGCCTGTTTTTACAACTTTACTTGGACTTCCCAAAGAAGCAATTTCCTCTTTAATAGTCGGTTTCTTGAGGAAAGATGTAGCCATCGGTATGCTTGGACCTCTTAATTTAACCACTAAACAATTGATTATCGGTTCAACGATTTTAACTATCTATTTCCCTTGTATTGCCACTTTTGTTGTCCTAATCCGCGAACTGGGCATAAAAGACATGTTCAAAGCTACTATCATTATGATTACAGTCGCGTTATTGGTAGGCACAACACTTAATTTATTTTTATAA
- a CDS encoding DUF4445 domain-containing protein produces MSARFASRRASPSACNDNKDVLKMSKIYFPQYKKGKEGLVLENGLSILDYIKKTGIEINAECGGKGKCGKCRVRIEKGKENLNELAKSEKSFSLSSDERLACQAKVTKDVGNITVFIKEPGKYQILKEGTALNQNKFGSGLKLNPSTILKDNRVVYDGETLDDYKGKIYGLGVDVGTTTLVFEIVNLQTGEIVKTIAKTNPQIIYGGDVVSRIEHAIVGERRLAYRTEEEIKIKIQQLQKCVIDGINESLKELDIAQYIYEAIIVGNSTMRNIFFGLDIFSLGLRPYEPVHKEPIVRTAEELGLNIFPKAKVYGASLIGGHAGADALADIIASEIYNSVQPSMLIDIGTNGEVILGNSKRLISATLAAGGAYEGANVTSGTGAIEGAIKNIKIENGKAIYQTIGEKEPVGICGSGLIDLLAELLKCGIMSKDAKIKGDFLVTDLPRQFFLPAKCSVAGVAGKIKLTQSDIYQLVNAKASLKTDQLILLKHYGIDVKDLDKIYLSGGFGNYINVKNAIKIGLLPDAEEKVVKIGNGALAGAREMLLSKKIRKTAEEIAKKIKHIKPNELEKDFNYLIADNMYFED; encoded by the coding sequence TTGTCTGCTCGCTTCGCAAGCAGGCGGGCTTCGCCTTCGGCTTGCAATGACAATAAGGATGTTTTAAAAATGAGCAAAATATATTTCCCCCAATATAAAAAAGGAAAGGAAGGGCTTGTCCTTGAAAACGGTCTTTCAATTCTGGATTATATTAAGAAAACCGGCATAGAAATTAATGCCGAGTGTGGCGGTAAAGGTAAATGCGGTAAGTGTAGAGTAAGAATAGAAAAAGGAAAAGAGAACTTAAATGAATTAGCAAAGTCCGAAAAATCCTTCTCCCTATCTTCCGATGAAAGATTAGCTTGTCAGGCAAAAGTGACAAAAGATGTAGGCAATATAACTGTTTTTATAAAAGAACCCGGCAAGTACCAAATATTAAAAGAAGGTACAGCTCTGAACCAGAATAAGTTCGGTTCAGGGTTAAAATTAAATCCTTCCACTATACTAAAAGATAATAGGGTAGTATACGATGGTGAAACGCTTGATGATTATAAAGGGAAAATTTATGGGCTTGGGGTAGATGTTGGTACTACCACTTTAGTGTTTGAGATAGTTAATCTCCAGACAGGTGAAATCGTCAAAACCATAGCAAAGACAAATCCGCAGATTATTTACGGTGGAGATGTCGTATCAAGAATTGAACACGCAATAGTAGGGGAGAGGAGGCTCGCCTATCGTACGGAAGAAGAAATAAAAATAAAAATACAACAATTACAAAAATGTGTGATAGACGGAATAAATGAATCCTTAAAAGAATTGGATATTGCGCAATATATTTACGAAGCGATAATAGTAGGCAATTCCACAATGAGAAATATTTTCTTTGGTCTTGATATATTTTCTCTGGGCTTAAGACCTTATGAACCTGTTCATAAAGAACCGATTGTAAGAACTGCAGAAGAACTGGGGCTTAATATATTCCCAAAGGCAAAAGTTTATGGCGCCTCTTTAATTGGCGGACACGCAGGTGCGGATGCTTTGGCGGATATTATTGCTTCTGAAATTTATAATAGCGTTCAACCCAGTATGCTCATTGATATTGGCACAAACGGCGAAGTGATACTCGGAAATTCAAAACGATTAATCAGCGCGACTCTTGCCGCAGGTGGCGCATATGAAGGCGCAAATGTTACTTCAGGAACAGGTGCTATTGAAGGGGCAATAAAGAATATAAAAATTGAAAATGGCAAAGCTATATATCAGACGATAGGGGAGAAGGAGCCGGTTGGGATATGCGGTTCAGGACTTATTGATTTATTAGCCGAACTATTAAAATGCGGGATTATGAGCAAGGATGCAAAGATTAAGGGGGATTTCCTTGTAACAGACTTGCCGCGCCAGTTTTTCCTGCCCGCCAAATGTTCAGTGGCGGGAGTGGCGGGTAAAATAAAACTAACCCAATCGGATATCTATCAACTCGTTAATGCAAAAGCCAGCTTGAAAACAGACCAGCTTATTCTCTTAAAACATTACGGTATAGATGTTAAAGATTTGGATAAGATTTATCTTTCAGGAGGATTCGGAAATTATATAAATGTTAAAAACGCTATAAAGATTGGTCTTTTGCCTGATGCAGAAGAAAAAGTAGTAAAGATAGGTAACGGCGCTTTAGCAGGCGCAAGAGAAATGCTTCTTTCTAAGAAGATAAGAAAAACCGCAGAGGAAATAGCCAAAAAGATTAAACACATTAAACCCAACGAACTGGAAAAAGATTTTAATTATTTAATAGCGGATAACATGTACTTCGAAGATTGA
- a CDS encoding DUF3320 domain-containing protein, whose protein sequence is MNIVEERINRWKRKLIDLSKRNRLLNFRPTKVTTIRIIDEIPTEIYKLIVTNNTSMTFLHIPSEEDKEEKIEDKQETNTSSQEFQAYEGSDLEEKYIDKYLQTNLSKEDLRRNLFRIYSKTTSVMEEQGYNALFLALGYLEWYESDNSNVQLKAPIILVPVELTRQSVKGSFKLKYADDPIIFNPALIQKLKNDFGIKLETDEYFNEEVDPQQILAWVRETVKNYKRWRVTNDIYLSLFSFSKFIMYKDTEKYFNILLNNPFIRKICEQFSDKNVSLGLLEEEKDLDGVLTPHNTFQILDADSSQQQVILAAKRGKNLVVEGPPGTGKSQTIANIISEFLAENKKVLFVSQKMAALEVVKKRLDNNGIGDFCLELHSRKANKNKIIKELVRVLETPKKPDHSHDDEISNIEGIKKELNDYVKAIHTPYGKLEMTPYQAFGIINKHSDMEDMSLIFKDIQEWSKHKYNKCCDLLGNLAHNLSKIHTPVDHPWYGSQLTAIYYQDKTNLKKLMELIVENYSTMQNHLEKLKKCLFFNNPITITKIETLIDINLLLNKYYRYIKNPFLRLTISFWKNHSLLKKHISNAQHGKQVELAFDKLKNQKRIRQEEKINIESYEPTIYALLKLLGKLKEDISNLLEIVKFDNFLLFDMNHTECNLSDLTSKIKRMKDNIDSLDDWVRYQDTLQECQKEELGDFVDKVISSKIPLEIVVNAFECQFLRCWLDAVFSERKSLRKFYGEDHEKLIQKFGELDKKQIKLAKVRLQHALSGKYDSNYTPSKASELGILRREGRKNRAHMPLRKLFTLAPNIITSLKPCLMMSPLTVAQFINPELVRFDLVIFDEASQIPPEDSIGSILRGNQIIVAGDSKQLPPTSFFQSEVLTPEDEDDSSVEETAPEDLDSILDECAVSGIQKAPLLWHYRSKHESLIAFSNKNFYNNRLFTFPCAEEECPNLGIKFHYKPDTFYDRGGKGTNIEEAIVVANAVFKHFKENPALSLGVGTFSIRQKYAIEDAIEGMLREDNSLEVFFAKDRPEHFFIKNLETIQGDERDVIFISVGYGKDQNGRLPMNFGPINKIGGARRLNVLVTRARQRLNIFSSIRGDDFDLSKTDKEGVRFFKSYLDFAEKGKTFLLQDVYSEGLSESPFEESVYDLLIAKGFKVRKQVGCSGYRIDLAVIDDDSPGKYILGIECDGACYHSSLTARDRDRLRQEVLESLNWNIYRIWSTDWFKNSRKEFEKLLYAIEKAKKGEFSKKKIEFDSEYVIKYKDAKRVNKQSEVKSYQLAPHPFKFVSYPSNFYSADYPGIASVLQIIVKYEGPIHRNEAWKRVIQCWDICSIGNRIRQILQSTEDYSVSNKMIKKKGEFYWSINMIKPRVRKRDSKEIARKIRLIAPEEIGEATLIVLKKEYSMPKDNLIDQTAKLLGFDRVTEDTNRYIWESINNYKKSNKILEINERFTFNTDEEESFGKEKILKAKKDNALDEIPPVKIKSREEEKSKLKDIEGHIKQAIENHSIITIEYTSRSSRSTVRKIEPHHYDGIYIRAFCHLAKEDRTFRIDRIKRIVTE, encoded by the coding sequence GTGAATATTGTCGAAGAACGTATAAACCGCTGGAAGCGAAAGTTAATTGACTTATCCAAAAGAAATAGACTTCTAAACTTTCGACCAACCAAAGTTACAACTATTCGTATTATAGATGAAATTCCGACGGAAATTTATAAGCTTATAGTGACAAACAATACCTCTATGACCTTTTTGCACATTCCTTCGGAAGAAGATAAAGAGGAGAAGATAGAAGATAAACAGGAAACCAATACATCATCTCAAGAATTTCAGGCTTATGAGGGTTCCGATTTAGAGGAAAAATATATTGATAAATATCTACAAACAAACTTGTCAAAGGAAGACCTGAGGCGTAATTTATTTAGAATATATTCAAAAACCACATCTGTTATGGAAGAACAGGGCTACAATGCCTTGTTCTTGGCTTTAGGCTATTTAGAATGGTATGAGTCAGACAACTCTAATGTTCAGTTAAAAGCACCAATCATTTTAGTCCCCGTCGAATTAACACGTCAATCTGTAAAAGGCTCTTTTAAACTAAAATATGCTGATGACCCTATTATATTTAATCCTGCTTTAATACAAAAGTTAAAAAACGATTTTGGCATAAAACTAGAGACAGATGAATATTTTAATGAAGAAGTAGATCCTCAACAAATACTTGCATGGGTTAGGGAAACTGTTAAAAATTACAAGCGATGGCGTGTTACCAATGATATATATTTAAGTCTGTTCTCATTTTCAAAATTCATAATGTATAAGGATACAGAAAAATACTTTAATATTCTATTAAATAACCCTTTTATACGAAAGATATGTGAACAATTTTCAGATAAAAATGTCTCACTTGGGTTACTTGAGGAAGAAAAAGATTTAGACGGAGTGTTGACTCCCCATAATACATTCCAAATCTTGGATGCAGATTCAAGTCAACAGCAAGTAATATTAGCTGCTAAGAGAGGGAAAAATCTTGTTGTCGAAGGACCACCTGGCACTGGGAAATCACAAACTATTGCAAATATAATATCTGAATTTTTAGCTGAGAACAAAAAGGTTTTATTTGTTAGCCAAAAAATGGCAGCTTTAGAAGTCGTAAAAAAACGTCTAGACAATAATGGCATTGGTGATTTTTGCTTAGAATTGCACAGTAGAAAAGCAAATAAAAACAAAATTATTAAAGAATTGGTAAGAGTTTTAGAAACACCAAAGAAACCAGACCACTCCCATGATGATGAAATATCCAATATAGAAGGAATCAAAAAAGAACTAAATGATTATGTAAAAGCCATTCATACCCCTTATGGTAAATTAGAAATGACCCCCTATCAAGCATTTGGGATAATAAACAAACATTCGGACATGGAAGATATGTCTTTGATATTCAAAGACATACAAGAATGGAGTAAACATAAATACAATAAGTGTTGTGATTTATTGGGTAATTTAGCTCACAATCTATCAAAAATTCATACTCCAGTAGATCATCCGTGGTATGGTTCACAACTAACAGCTATTTATTATCAAGATAAAACAAACTTGAAGAAGTTGATGGAGTTGATTGTTGAGAATTATTCTACTATGCAAAATCATTTAGAAAAACTTAAGAAATGTCTCTTTTTCAATAATCCTATTACAATTACTAAGATAGAAACCCTAATAGATATCAATCTTCTTCTTAATAAATATTATCGCTATATTAAAAATCCTTTTCTACGATTAACAATTTCTTTTTGGAAAAACCATAGTTTATTGAAAAAACATATAAGTAATGCCCAACATGGGAAACAAGTAGAATTGGCTTTTGATAAGTTAAAAAATCAGAAAAGGATTAGACAAGAGGAGAAAATCAATATTGAAAGTTATGAACCTACTATATATGCTTTACTGAAATTGTTAGGCAAACTAAAAGAAGACATAAGTAACTTATTGGAAATAGTAAAATTTGATAATTTTTTACTTTTCGATATGAATCACACTGAATGCAACCTATCAGATCTAACGTCAAAAATTAAAAGAATGAAAGACAATATAGATTCTTTGGATGATTGGGTCAGATATCAAGACACACTGCAGGAATGCCAAAAAGAGGAGTTGGGAGACTTTGTCGATAAAGTTATATCCTCAAAGATTCCACTTGAAATAGTGGTTAACGCTTTTGAGTGTCAATTTCTAAGGTGTTGGCTTGATGCGGTTTTCTCAGAAAGAAAATCATTGAGGAAATTTTATGGTGAAGATCATGAAAAACTAATTCAAAAATTTGGTGAGCTTGATAAGAAACAGATAAAATTAGCTAAAGTAAGACTTCAACATGCTCTTTCAGGTAAATACGATAGTAATTACACACCTTCCAAAGCTTCTGAATTAGGAATTTTAAGAAGAGAAGGAAGAAAGAATAGAGCTCACATGCCACTTAGAAAACTTTTTACATTAGCACCTAATATTATAACTAGTTTAAAACCATGTTTAATGATGAGTCCCCTAACAGTAGCACAGTTCATTAACCCAGAATTAGTGAGGTTTGATCTAGTAATTTTCGATGAAGCTAGTCAAATACCGCCAGAGGATAGTATTGGCTCAATTCTGCGTGGTAACCAAATTATAGTAGCAGGAGATAGTAAACAGTTGCCACCCACAAGTTTCTTCCAATCCGAGGTGCTTACGCCAGAAGACGAAGATGACAGTTCAGTAGAAGAAACAGCACCTGAGGACTTAGATAGTATTCTCGATGAATGTGCTGTTAGTGGTATTCAAAAGGCACCATTGCTATGGCATTATCGAAGTAAACATGAATCTCTGATTGCTTTTTCTAATAAAAATTTTTATAACAATCGCCTCTTTACCTTTCCATGTGCAGAAGAAGAATGCCCTAATTTAGGAATAAAGTTTCATTACAAGCCTGATACGTTTTATGATAGAGGCGGGAAAGGAACAAATATTGAGGAAGCAATTGTTGTAGCAAACGCTGTTTTTAAACATTTCAAAGAAAATCCTGCACTTAGCTTAGGTGTTGGAACATTCAGTATAAGACAAAAATATGCAATTGAAGACGCGATTGAAGGAATGCTTCGAGAAGATAATAGTTTAGAAGTCTTTTTTGCAAAAGATAGACCGGAACATTTTTTTATAAAGAATTTAGAAACAATTCAAGGGGATGAAAGAGATGTAATATTTATTAGCGTAGGATACGGAAAAGATCAAAATGGACGATTACCGATGAATTTTGGGCCAATAAACAAGATTGGAGGAGCGAGACGCTTAAATGTTTTAGTAACTCGTGCCAGACAACGCCTTAATATTTTTAGCTCTATCCGTGGAGATGATTTTGATTTATCAAAGACAGATAAAGAAGGTGTGCGTTTCTTTAAATCCTATTTAGACTTTGCCGAAAAAGGCAAAACTTTTCTACTACAAGATGTTTATTCCGAAGGACTTTCAGAATCTCCCTTTGAAGAATCCGTTTATGATTTGTTAATAGCTAAAGGTTTTAAAGTGAGGAAACAGGTTGGATGTTCCGGCTATAGAATAGATTTAGCAGTGATAGATGACGATTCGCCAGGCAAATATATTTTAGGTATAGAATGCGATGGCGCATGCTACCATTCATCTTTAACAGCACGTGATAGAGATAGATTAAGGCAAGAAGTTTTAGAAAGTTTAAATTGGAATATATATAGAATATGGTCTACAGATTGGTTTAAAAACTCCCGTAAAGAATTTGAAAAATTACTTTATGCTATAGAAAAAGCCAAGAAAGGCGAATTTTCTAAAAAAAAAATTGAATTCGACTCAGAATATGTAATTAAATATAAAGATGCTAAACGTGTCAATAAGCAATCAGAAGTTAAAAGTTATCAATTAGCACCCCATCCCTTTAAGTTTGTATCTTACCCAAGTAATTTCTATTCGGCAGATTACCCAGGAATTGCTTCCGTATTACAGATAATAGTTAAATATGAAGGACCTATCCATAGAAATGAAGCATGGAAGAGAGTTATACAGTGTTGGGACATTTGCAGCATAGGCAATAGAATCAGGCAAATCTTACAATCAACCGAAGATTATTCTGTATCTAATAAAATGATAAAGAAAAAAGGAGAATTTTATTGGTCTATAAATATGATTAAACCCCGTGTTAGAAAGAGAGATTCCAAAGAGATTGCAAGAAAAATTCGATTGATTGCCCCCGAAGAAATTGGAGAAGCTACCTTAATTGTATTGAAAAAAGAATATAGCATGCCAAAAGATAATTTGATAGATCAAACAGCTAAGTTACTGGGGTTTGATAGAGTTACTGAAGATACTAATAGATATATATGGGAAAGCATCAACAACTATAAAAAATCCAATAAAATATTAGAGATAAACGAAAGATTTACTTTTAATACTGACGAAGAAGAAAGTTTTGGAAAAGAAAAGATATTAAAAGCTAAAAAAGATAATGCTTTAGATGAAATTCCTCCAGTAAAAATTAAAAGTAGAGAAGAGGAAAAGAGTAAATTAAAAGATATCGAGGGACATATTAAACAGGCTATTGAAAATCACAGTATTATTACTATAGAATACACTTCACGTTCATCACGTTCTACAGTCAGGAAAATTGAGCCACATCATTATGATGGGATTTACATTAGGGCTTTTTGCCATCTCGCTAAAGAGGATAGAACATTTAGAATAGACAGAATAAAAAGAATTGTAACAGAGTGA